TCATGACATTATTATAATCAATAACATTATTACACCTGCAACAGATGTGAGAGAAATTGTTTAATGTTCATAAGATCGCcgaacaatttcattaaatgaaAAAGAGGTCCAGGCTTTGTACAATAAACAACAGCCAAAGCAAAAAGAGACCAAATGAACAAGATTCTCTATAAGCTTGTTCTAGACTCACTTCTCTCTCTATAGACACTCAATGGTAACTCGGATTTGACAATGGAGCTATTAATCCTGCGAGCTACCTGCAATCCTGAAAATAAAGTGTGCCTGGATATACTTGACCTGTGGATATCAAACTCCATTTAAAACTCAGCTAAGTCACAAAATCATGTGGATCAGCAACACGTGAGTCGGATTTGTGATCTTTATATATCAATGAAGAGCAACACCGTGCTTTCATATAACAAATTGTATTGTAACAAATGTACACCAATTACAGCGAGAAAAACAAGAAAGAAAGTAAGGAGAAGAGGTCTACGTATTCTTTCACCCTGTATTTATACTAGGTAACAGCCTAACGTAGTTAGGCTTATGTTGGGCTCCAAATAATTATTGGGCTTCCTGCTGCCTAACAAGATTAGGCCACTTTTAGGCATTAGGCACCAAGCAAGAGGGCGTCATCACCCAACATAATTAGGCCTCTGCCTAAGACACCCAATGTCATTAGAATGTCATTAGGCTAACCTACTGATAAATGATGACAAATAAAGCAAAGcatatttattatgaaataaaactaacatatgcaaaaaaaaaaattaaaataaatgtaatttttcgtTATACGGGTACACATGGATGTGAAACAAATGTCGAAATCGAGATCATAGTTCCTATACAGTCTATTGAAGCCGAGTTATCAAGCACTTTCGGTTTATCACTCCCTTTCGATCCTTGCTGATCACTTAAGATGTGAGAGTAGATAAGCAGCCACAAAGGAAGTTTAAGTTAGTTGCAGTGTTAAGTTGAAGACAGTCACTTCTCACTAGGTGAGAACAAACCatttaaaaaaggttaagtcTCACGTGCCTGAATAAGGCTTTCGATACTTTATTTGATGTTGTATTATAGCTAGTGTAACGTTTCTGAGTTCGATAAGGGATTTTGCCGCTCTCCCTGAGCAAATCAAAGTGTGAATTTAATAATCTATTTCCTCAAtcacatattttaatttgaaatatgtacAAGTATTATCCCTTGGTTCTTTGTGGTGCACGCACAGTTTTGAATGATGATTGCGTATGCACTGCTTGGAGACAGGAGCGCACGCGCCGTTCCAGGACTATAGCGTACCAACCACAGTCAACAAGccaatttgtatatttattaattcaaatatatccTTATTGTCTCGAAAGCCTATTACAGGCACGTAAGACCATATATATAGAAAGGTTAATCTTTCCAACCTCGATTTCTGTTCTGGCTTCGATGTGTTGATGCTTCTACCGTCAAACACAAACTCCGATCCGACCGATTTTCTCATCTTATATACCCTTCAGGTACCACGTGATCAGCTGAGAATCGAATTGGATGCGTACATGAAACCGGAAGTCAGTCAGCACTATACTACCACAGGGAACCAAAGGGATATTTTCGGTTTTGATCATAACTTCGCTTCACAATTAAAGGCTATAAGGGCTATCGAAGTGCATGCATTCCATGAAAAAAAggtgtttatatattaaattgattaaaatatctGATTGAGAAAATGTATAGTTATCTTATATATTTCTGGATTTGCTCAGGCAGAGCAGCGGAATACTGTAAGCGTATTACAATTGGCTGTGTATTCTGTTTTGTGTTAAGGCATCCACTAAATCAGGTTCATCACCAAATGCCTGGCATATATGTTATAGAATAAAAACATCAGAAGCATACTTATTCAGATCTATGCTAACtggttgaaaaatcattttctgccATAATAGCATACACCTAATATAATATGTTAGTAACACAGCAAGTGCTTGTGGACAGGACCATCCCATGTACAAGAATCACCATGCTTTGACTAAATGGCAAATTAGATTACTTTGAACATATAGCCAGATATAGAAACTATATAATGCTgtcttttgtatattttttttttgtttttacttttcttGTATTTGTAATAGGAAGGCATCAAACTCGCCCAACCCTTCCTTGTTGGTCGGATCATTTCCTACTTCCAGCCTGGCTCCACCTTGTCACAGACCGAGGTGTACATCTATGCGATGCTGGTGGCAGTCAGCCACATTTTAAGGCTGATTGTCAGTCCCAAGTATTTCTGTAATAGCCAACATATTgctttgaaaatgaaagtagctGTGGCTAGTCTCATTTATAGGAAGGTAGGACAAACTCTACAATTCACTTTTTATTGATGATTATAattcatgtgaattttaaatagaattgcaatttcattaaattataaCCTGtgctatatactatatatacttCCATTTATTGACttctaataaaaaataaaagtgacaTTTTCAGATACTCAAGATGAGcagctggtcaaaacattcCACAACATCAGGAAAAATTATCAACCATTTGTCAACAGATttagataaatttttatatgtaagaaAGAGTATCAGAGTGTAATTTCATTGAaacatttatatgattttttttgccAAGAAAAACTTAAAGTTTAATTGCATGAATGTGAATTGTTTTCCTCATGCAGGCAGTTGAAAACTTCCATTTCTGTTGGATTGGTCCCCTGGAGATTGTGGCTATCCTGTACTTGTTGTACCAACAGATCGGTCTGGTCAGCCTCCTTACTCTAGCTGTCACCCTGGTTCTCCTACCCCTACAGTTCATGCTGGGATGGATTTGTGGGAAATTGAGGTGCAGACATCTAGCCTTTTTCCACTCTAGATTGAAGTATATATTCTCAGTATTTACAGCTATACATGATTAGAAAGAAGTGCCAGGAACAACCAATTTTGATTCATTACAAAtgtaatttgaaatatgtattaGCCTATTATAAAAGCTAGGGGAAATGAAACTGACGTACTACACTACATGTACCAGCATGCATTTGTTATAAGCATGCTCAtcataactgtgttttactgtatagagAGGCTGCTTAAAGAAAAGTCTGCTGTTTAATACAGATTATGTTCATGAATGTTATTATGAAGGATGAAGATAGGAGCTGCAGGAGACAAAAGGATTCATTTGATGAACCAGATAATCACCGGGATGAGAGTGATCAAAATGTACTGCTGGGAGAAACCATTCAgtgaaattatatttaacatCAGAGGGTAACTGTTATTTTCACTAAGTCTCCGCTTTAGCCAGCTATATTTGGAtcgttttatgaaaaaaaaattacaaatcttGACAAACTAAGTTATTGCTGTGATCAAggctataaaaatgtattacgtggagaaaccatttttaaaaagaaattttattagcTTATAGGCTCATTGCGTAAGCAATGGCCAGGCTATAGTTACAGTGCACACTAGCGGATATTGACTGAACAACCACTGAAATTGTTTCTACACACAAAATGTAGTTCCAACTTAAAAGAGAAGGTAGAATGTAGAGCATGCCATTTagtcattttaattttacatctaTAATCAAATCACATAATTAATAACCACATGATACTCTTCTTCTCTGTAATATTCTAAACACTTCGAGCTTATACAGTTCATAGTCAAATTGTTGCGGGAGTTGTTTTAAGAGCGAAACTTGGCAACAATTAATCTTAGTTAGGGTGTTAAATATCTTACCCTCCtacaatttattacatttttgatACTTAGTCTAGTATTAGTATAAATATGCTTATAAACTCAGTTAAATCATGAATCGTGACTCAATGTGTCTTTTTCGTTTGTAATAATGCCATATCaagaaaatgttttcaatgcaCATCAAATGAGCCCAAATATCTGTACGCTgtgaactttgatttaatcttaaaGGGTAACTGCTACTTGCATGGCCCATGTCTGATTTCATGGAAAGCCTTACAAATCGGgctttatttattaatatattgtaaagattgtatcaaatttaaatatatttgaaatgttgATTTCAGGTTGGAGGTGTTCCAGATATGGAAATCCAGTATTGCCAAGTCCATCAACATTGGATTGTTCCAGAGTGCCTCTGTGGTCATCAGCATGGCCCTGTTTGGAACAGCGTGGTACACGGGGGTTCCCCTGTCTGCCCAGAGGATCTACAGCACCCTGGGCTGGGTCTCTTGTCTCCGTCTCACCATCTTCTTCTTTATGATGTACCTGGTGGAAGATAGCAAACAGCTGGCATCTTCCCTCAAAAGAATACAGGTAAACTCTCAGTAAATCAGAATACTGTTAATGTAACAACGTTCTCTTAACAAAGTATGTTAATGAAAATCTTTTCTTTAATTAGTTTTCTTATAACATAACAACATTACTtagtatatatcattatatgctTGTTTTTACAGTCTTTCCTCACAGTGGAGGATATGAAGGTTTTCTCTGAAGGGAAGGCCAAATCAAACAAGAAGGGGGGTGTGTCTGTCTGTATCAGGAACATGACCGCAAGCTGGCACGGGCCCCTACCCCAGAACAAAGAGGGTGTCACCGAAAAACTTCTGGACCAGGTGAGATAAAAGTAACAGCATCAATAACAATTTACTAATGGTTATAAGTGCCATTCAGAGCTTACTGAAAGGGGAAGGAAACtcaatatttcttgatttatacATTATTCCAATTAACAATCAGAGTGATTATTAATTGATTGATTATAATGATTAATTGTActaaatttttaagttttcttcCCTTTTAACATCTCAGTagtattcaataaaattatgtaaatctcaattttaaaaaagaataccaaAGGTCAAGGTTATTTTGTTGATTCATTTCAGGAGATGAGTGAGGCATTTTCTTTGAAGAACATTGATCTGGAAGTCAAAAAGGTAGGAGATGAATGTCAGTCACAAAGTTCTGATATTTTAACTGTTATGATGATTTTTCTTGGACAGGaagttttcatatcctttgatttatataattagggccccgcaaggatttgcgggtgccctatagtaatcactctgtccgtccttctgtctgtccgtctgtcactcttccgtccacaaatttcctgtttttttcatataactttttttatggttgcccaatcaagttcaaatttggtatggtagttcagtaggcagaaatacatattttgatgctatgtttggttctctatgtcttctggtttggagctggggtggtggggtagattcctaactatgcataagaatgaatgggcaaagagagataactgctgagaatgaataggcaaagagagataactgctgacaattttaccattgtatacatggaaggctgtgcaatatttgtcctttgggattaattaaccttctaCAGGAAGAAactcctaagctttatctttatctgtcacattgagattaattactgcactgcctgtgtctgcaaatgaactttgttttgaagttaaggtcaattttgaatgatgtgtagtattgtgtacgttctttgaaatatggatttaaaatataatattcatattttattttggttaaaataccgtacacaatgatttatgataattttattgaattcttaaatcaagatatatattaaggtatcctttttcactattttatttttattaattatttattttatttttttctgcctaaatgctgttaattttaacaggtattcagataataaccccattctgtcatttctgaaaaaaaaaatcttattgtaaatttagaagaaaaggatgagagagcagaacaattaatcccctgggattaattatcttgcctgctgcagtaaatttagaggcttatctctatctgtcatatcgagattaatgaacacctttgtctgcactgatgtttgttttgaagcaaattaaactctcattccatgagctgcaccctaatatttttacccctcagtttaaaggatggtatttgataaagaatatatttcattctagtccaaatacttatattctgtaaaataaaaaaaaatatatgaattacaataaattgaaaaaaaatttttattagatatcagttttttttttttttttttttttttttttaatggatgttttggtgttgttgttgtttttggttgctatgtttatattaaaggaaacttaagaatagtacctgaaaatgttccttctgtaagccctgattaaattcaataaatggatGAGAGCAGGATAATTACTCCCCtgagattaattatcttgcctgtttcagaaaatctaaggtctgtctttatctgttatatGTATTACCGTTCACATGTGTCTGCAAGTGATGTTTGTTTGAAGttgaggcaaagcctaggtatcattgcattggtatcaattctttgtttttaaaaaaaatttatttcatcccatgttaaccccctttatcccgtggatatgtctcattggatatttttttgatatcccacagttgtgactttacaatgggatttgcgtaggcataatgaagtaaaataatgtggagttttataaacagtgtaaacattgattgtggtgtataaaacatgggataaatagaatctcatatgatttgtagtatactatgatttttatccaagttgtgtgtgttttatcccctcactaaggctcaagaaaaaaacactttaatcgttggatgaaaatcatatccaactacaaatcacgagatcctatatattccagttctttacatcttctgccgggcatttatttttcatcattgttaatataacgaggatggaattcaaagtttttttcacttctctatattaattttcatagcggggcccttcctgactggtcagttttctagttttatgtgaatttcactttttatttaaGGGAGAACTCCTGGCTGTAGTAGGACCAGTTGGTTCTGGAAAGGTTTTTATCTTAGTAATATTCTGTATTCTTTTACACATACATTTCTCAATTGTTGTTCCTACATTATATGTATAGACTGCAAAAGAGTTTCAAAatagaatttcaaaatatattttccccAACAGACATCTCTCCTGTTGAGCCTGCTTAAAGAGCTTCCACCCGAGACAGGACAGGTGTGTGTACAGGGTACGGTGGGGTACATGGCTCAGACGCCGTGGGTCATGTCTGGAACATTTCAGGCCAACGTCACATTTGGAGAGAATGTTGAGCAAGAAAGATATCGCCAGGTGTTGCATGCCTGTGCTTTATACAAGGTAAAAATAGGCTTAGTAATCGTTTAGTTGTAGAGCACATGGATCAGTGGTCATAGGTGTTAGACCAGTAACCAAAAGGTCACTGGTTCAAACCCTGCTTTGGTCACATGTTCTTGTTTTGTGCACTTTGACAAGGCACTTAATCTACATTGCTTCAGTCCACCCAGCTGGAATTGGTACCGGCTTGTGCTTGGAATGAACCAGCCATCCATGAGGAATCAACAATTCTCGTCCACTTAGTACCAAGGAAACCGGGGATAAACACCTGCCTTATGCGCCTTAATGGCACGGGAAAGGATTTAACTTTAACTTATCCTTTAGTTAGCTGCTATATAAATGATCAGCAGTAGACTTTTAAGTCAAAATCCTTTTCATCATAAGTCAAGCCATTATTAGTTAATGATCATTAACTGTTAATGTAATAAATGTAGTCCATGGTTTACCCTCTTTACTCTAGCTGTCCAAGGATATTAATGCAGCACATTCTCTGTCCAAGGATATTAATGCAGCACATTCTCTGTCCAAGGATATTAATGCAGCACATTCTTTAGGTTCAAGTGATGTAATTCatttaataatacaaaaatgtatcaaaaaattccaagatttctcCTTTGAAATGCCCTTTCTAGCTTGTCAGATTTCAATACACTAGCTGCTAAAAATATAAAGAGTCAGGGGCTATTTTCCTGTAAAATTGTATAGGATGTGCTGTATATCAAGTTCTGATTGAGGGATGCTTACTCTCTGTAGGACCTGGAGCTGATGAGATTGGGGGACCAGACTTTGGTCGGGGAGCGAGGCTTGTTGCTGAGTGGTGGTCAGAAGGCCAGACTTACACTCGCAAGGTACTCACAGTTCTATGGGGGCTCAATAAGGTGGATTTCATGGGTACTTCTCACCTTGAAATTAACATATCTAACAAATTATGAAACACATTCTtagccaaatacatgtacaagcaatTCCATGAAATACATCCCAACAAACCTTTGAAAATGTGAAAGTCCATAAAAAATAGCCCCTACAAAAAATGAATCCAcaggtttcaaaattattcggTATTAAGAAGGCTTGATGGCtgtggctttttttttttacactgtaTTGATCCCCTTTACAGGAAGAGTTCcagaaataattaaagaaacatccaattaaaaagataaattattaTGGATATTTACTTTACTTATTATAATTTATAGTTTAACAATTCAtgtgttgacatttttaaagatctgcatgatggttaatttgttgaccatccagctcCTTTAAGGTTTTAATGTTTTCTAATGATTCTCTTCCAATGTATGTAGGGTGAAAATGTAGCATGGATTAATTTATGATCGAAGAAAAACCAATCTtgaattcattttgaaattagAGATGAAGACTGACCATGCTCTTAATTCTTTATTGATTGATAGGACGGTGTACAGGGAGGCAGATGTGTACCTGCTGGATGATCCCCTGGGGGCAGTGGATACAGAGGTGGGAAGTCACCTGTTCCAgaggtaagagagagagagaaagagggagagaggggggggggtttgtaCAGGGATCAAGGCAGATGTGTACCTGCTGGATGATCCCCTGGGGGCAGTGGACACAGAGGTGGGAAGTCACCTGTACGTTCCAGAggtgagagagaaagaaaaagagagaaagtgttacttgagagagagagagagaataaaatgCTGATGTCTTTTGTTTTAGATGTATTTGTGAGTTGTTGAGAGGGAAGACCAGGATTTTGGTGACTCATCAGCTGCAGTATCTAAGGTCAGCTGACAGAATTGTTGTTCTGAACGAGGTTTGTTCCACTTAATTTTACCAATACTGTAGGCAGCAATGAAGCTTATTCTCAGTCATCTTTGTAGTTATAAATATTCTTTGCTTAACGTCGAATATGACATATTTCCGATTTTTTCTTACGTTTCTTTGACTTTGATTTGTTAAAGATGATACCAATAACTATGATATGTTGTTGTAGGGTAGAGTAGTAAGTGTTGGAACTTATGATGAACTCGTGAAACAGGGGACCGAATTCTCCTCCATCCTTACCAAGCATGACAAAGACATGGAAGAAAAAGATGAGAGTCAGGAAAAATCCATCAATGAACAAGGAGAGAAGGTAGGTTCCTGATCTTGAAATGTCAACTGACCTTAGAtaacacaaaaaatatgtcaaacTGGAACTAGAAAAAATAGAAAGAAGTCCAAGACCATTGATCAGAggataaatttctttttctgtagAGTACTGAGGCGTTTGATGATGGTGAATTTGTGGAGACTGGGGACGTTGGTTGGAATGTGTACAAGGACTACTACCTCTCCGGTCGGCCATGGCTGTATCTACCGCTCACCATGTTCCTTCTTCTGATTGCCTATGTCAGTGAGAGTAGCTAACTAACAGTGCAAGTCTGAGTGTGGGTGTGGATGTGAAGGAGGGGGGACAGATTGAATCCATGATATGCAAAATATTTGAGCATCTAATAAAGTGAAACTTATCCAGAAAATACACTGAATTTCCTTTAGTGAATATGTATGTGATCACATCacaatgtaaataaatcatAGATGTGAAATATATACATCAGTACCTAGGAAATCTTTGCAAACTTTTTGGAGGGATTTTacagtgatatacatgtagatacatgtataaacatttacaTTGTGGGAGAATGAATGTTTGAGGATGGCTTGATTATAAGGTttttattacacaatttctacaACATATTTCTGAGTATCTATTAAAGGTGTCAGGGTAGTCTCTACGTGACCACCTATAGAGTAACCTAGATTTAAATAtaagataatttttataaaattgcagGCTGCTAATGGATATGGAAACTGGCATCTAGCTAAATGGTTAGTAATGTGTAAACTACCTTTTTCAAAGTATATCTGTACTGATTGCTCATGTATAAACTTTGACTTTTCCTATATCTGTGGGTGTTGTGAGTCATGCCagtcaatatatacatgtatgaacacaAGTACCGGTAGTTATATTTTACTTCACACTTGTAATTTCTTAATCTCTTGGTTCCAGGGCTGAACTCTCAAATTCTCTAAACTTAAGGACACAAAATGGATCTTATCCACTTTATCCAGTGATTGATACATTGAACCAAACACATGGACTTtacacaacatacatgtacaacataacACCCCATCTACAGACCAGCAACTTTACCACCGAGGGGTCCCTGATCACCGTCCAGGGAGATGAGTTGATGCAGCAGTACCTGGTGGCCATGTCTGTCTTTGTGGTGGGAATCAGCCTCTTCAGCCTGGTGTACTTCAGAATGTCAGTCATCATCAGCAAGAGACTTCACAACAACATGTTCCAAGTGGTGATGGGGGCCAAGACTCATTTCTTTGACTCAAACCCTGTGGGTAGggaaatatacataaaatctaTGCCTGTCTGTCGTTTCTCGATAAGACCAATGGAtggttttgatatacatgtaaatgtactttaTACAGGAAAAATGTTccccctttttttatttttgctctttttgCCCTTGTTGTCGAGGCAAaattaagactgggcgaattccaatgtttcACATCTCTCCTTAAACACATGCAATTGTGTCTGGGCAAATTAAAGATGGGGCTAAACTGCGTCTAGAAGGACAAAAATAACAAGTGAAAATAACCCTATGTTCATAACCTAATAACTTTGTATCTTTATGTTATAGTTTGTCAGCTGAGGATTTAAGAGACTATTTCTGAAGATGACGTGACACCatcttgtctgtctgtcttACCGGTATTCTCATGGTGACCCTTGATCTTGACTTTAATCATGCTGTCGATCTCTTTTCAGGTCAGATATTGAATATATTTGCACGAGACTTGGGTTTGATAGATTCACTCATACCTTCATTAACGAGCACGGTCATAGAAGTAAGTTCGATCTTTGCCCaggaacatatttttt
The nucleotide sequence above comes from Magallana gigas chromosome 2, xbMagGiga1.1, whole genome shotgun sequence. Encoded proteins:
- the LOC136273171 gene encoding ATP-binding cassette sub-family C member 4-like isoform X2 produces the protein MKPEVSQHYTTTGNQRDIFGFDHNFASQLKAIRAIEVHAFHEKKEGIKLAQPFLVGRIISYFQPGSTLSQTEVYIYAMLVAVSHILRLIVSPKYFCNSQHIALKMKVAVASLIYRKILKMSSWSKHSTTSGKIINHLSTDLDKFLYAVENFHFCWIGPLEIVAILYLLYQQIGLVSLLTLAVTLVLLPLQFMLGWICGKLRMKIGAAGDKRIHLMNQIITGMRVIKMYCWEKPFSEIIFNIRGLEVFQIWKSSIAKSINIGLFQSASVVISMALFGTAWYTGVPLSAQRIYSTLGWVSCLRLTIFFFMMYLVEDSKQLASSLKRIQSFLTVEDMKVFSEGKAKSNKKGGVSVCIRNMTASWHGPLPQNKEGVTEKLLDQEMSEAFSLKNIDLEVKKGELLAVVGPVGSGKTSLLLSLLKELPPETGQVCVQGTVGYMAQTPWVMSGTFQANVTFGENVEQERYRQVLHACALYKDLELMRLGDQTLVGERGLLLSGGQKARLTLARTVYREADVYLLDDPLGAVDTEVGSHLFQRCICELLRGKTRILVTHQLQYLRSADRIVVLNEGRVVSVGTYDELVKQGTEFSSILTKHDKDMEEKDESQEKSINEQGEKSTEAFDDGEFVETGDVGWNVYKDYYLSGRPWLYLPLTMFLLLIAYAANGYGNWHLAKWAELSNSLNLRTQNGSYPLYPVIDTLNQTHGLYTTYMYNITPHLQTSNFTTEGSLITVQGDELMQQYLVAMSVFVVGISLFSLVYFRMSVIISKRLHNNMFQVVMGAKTHFFDSNPVGQILNIFARDLGLIDSLIPSLTSTVIEISVQLAMKIGITCIINPFLLLPLTPLVIVLYLIRWFSLPTTRNMKRLEAMTQSPIFSHISDTLVGLQSIRALGMSRKFLQDFDRFQDRHTSAFFLYLSTIRWFSVRSLFFLDVYFVLVILLSLVLRDMIGLSGGLFGMALNYLLTMATPFAYMMRKTADLNTLMTSVERIVSYTKLEQEAPKVSNSPPPSSWPQNGEIKLVNVGLQYSSDTDQVLHNITCLINSREKIGIVGRTGAGKSSLLAALLRLAEPIGEIYIDDVNVLKIGLHELRNKISVIPQDPILFSGTLRKNLDPFEEYTDDQLWIALEQVQLKVKVQSEREGLYMEVSDSGQNLSVGQRQLVCLARAILRQNNILVLDEATANVDHSTDRLIQETIRSRFKNCTVLTVAHRIHTIMDSSRVMVLNQGKLVEFDTPYQLLQIEDGFFRNLVQQTGKAQAKVLQTLAENYHK
- the LOC136273171 gene encoding ATP-binding cassette sub-family C member 4-like isoform X1: MAEKLKGPCPYSTANWLSRFTYWWIFPLFRYGHRHPLTQDHLYDVLSEDQSHLLGDRMEKSWNDHVKKCEKKGKKPSLYWAVIAEFKWEWGINGIFLVVSEGIKLAQPFLVGRIISYFQPGSTLSQTEVYIYAMLVAVSHILRLIVSPKYFCNSQHIALKMKVAVASLIYRKILKMSSWSKHSTTSGKIINHLSTDLDKFLYAVENFHFCWIGPLEIVAILYLLYQQIGLVSLLTLAVTLVLLPLQFMLGWICGKLRMKIGAAGDKRIHLMNQIITGMRVIKMYCWEKPFSEIIFNIRGLEVFQIWKSSIAKSINIGLFQSASVVISMALFGTAWYTGVPLSAQRIYSTLGWVSCLRLTIFFFMMYLVEDSKQLASSLKRIQSFLTVEDMKVFSEGKAKSNKKGGVSVCIRNMTASWHGPLPQNKEGVTEKLLDQEMSEAFSLKNIDLEVKKGELLAVVGPVGSGKTSLLLSLLKELPPETGQVCVQGTVGYMAQTPWVMSGTFQANVTFGENVEQERYRQVLHACALYKDLELMRLGDQTLVGERGLLLSGGQKARLTLARTVYREADVYLLDDPLGAVDTEVGSHLFQRCICELLRGKTRILVTHQLQYLRSADRIVVLNEGRVVSVGTYDELVKQGTEFSSILTKHDKDMEEKDESQEKSINEQGEKSTEAFDDGEFVETGDVGWNVYKDYYLSGRPWLYLPLTMFLLLIAYAANGYGNWHLAKWAELSNSLNLRTQNGSYPLYPVIDTLNQTHGLYTTYMYNITPHLQTSNFTTEGSLITVQGDELMQQYLVAMSVFVVGISLFSLVYFRMSVIISKRLHNNMFQVVMGAKTHFFDSNPVGQILNIFARDLGLIDSLIPSLTSTVIEISVQLAMKIGITCIINPFLLLPLTPLVIVLYLIRWFSLPTTRNMKRLEAMTQSPIFSHISDTLVGLQSIRALGMSRKFLQDFDRFQDRHTSAFFLYLSTIRWFSVRSLFFLDVYFVLVILLSLVLRDMIGLSGGLFGMALNYLLTMATPFAYMMRKTADLNTLMTSVERIVSYTKLEQEAPKVSNSPPPSSWPQNGEIKLVNVGLQYSSDTDQVLHNITCLINSREKIGIVGRTGAGKSSLLAALLRLAEPIGEIYIDDVNVLKIGLHELRNKISVIPQDPILFSGTLRKNLDPFEEYTDDQLWIALEQVQLKVKVQSEREGLYMEVSDSGQNLSVGQRQLVCLARAILRQNNILVLDEATANVDHSTDRLIQETIRSRFKNCTVLTVAHRIHTIMDSSRVMVLNQGKLVEFDTPYQLLQIEDGFFRNLVQQTGKAQAKVLQTLAENYHK